In a genomic window of Zingiber officinale cultivar Zhangliang chromosome 9B, Zo_v1.1, whole genome shotgun sequence:
- the LOC122025776 gene encoding pentatricopeptide repeat-containing protein At2g45350, chloroplastic-like, which yields MPLFLSCSHSPPDAATAALDFLPRCRTPRDARQLHARLVTSGLLRRHPAPLLRRLFYSPHPPLRHLARRLFFSLPFTDHRRFLWNALIGSSSRGSHPREALLAFALMLFDSVAADEFAFSLALTACSRILRLLEGSQIHGLLLKSGLASNPYLQNGLIAFYSKCGLPHIARKVFDRVLERDAVAWNSMINGYVKEAKMSAAEELFDEMDSRRKNVVTWNTMLSGYTVSVQNIDAARQLFDSMPARDMVSWNLMIDGYVKCGRVVDAEDMFEKMPERDVISCTTMINGYMGLGRIDYAKKLFEAMAEKDLITWNTMMDGYVKNGLSREALNLFANMRGKDNAAPDNTTLATVLTALTELGRINDGISIHEYIKRSNLSMDGNLGVALIDMYSKCGRLDDALKVFDISANSVDHWNAMISGFACHGHGNLALELFREMERQLLKPDDITFIAVLSACSHAGMVDEGLMCFERMQKEHGLEPKVQHYGCMVDILSRAGKLEEALGLIRSMPMEPNDVVWRSLLSACRNHRDLDMGQKLVQCLTGERIWNSSSYVLLSNLYAGVGLWGDAWKLRMLMREKNMKKLPGCSSIEVDGKVYEFVVGDQLQTQTQEVNSSLDVCCIPKLYSSTASIDCACL from the coding sequence GCGACGCCCGCCAGCTCCACGCCCGCCTCGTCACCTCAGGCCTACTCCGCCGCCACCCCGCGCCACTCCTCCGCCGCCTCTTCTACTCCCCTCACCCTCCCCTGCGCCACCTCGCCCGCCGCCTCTTCTTCTCCCTCCCCTTCACCGACCACCGCCGCTTCCTCTGGAACGCCCTCATCGGCTCCTCCTCCCGCGGCAGCCATCCCCGCGAAGCCCTCCTCGCCTTCGCACTCATGCTCTTCGACAGCGTCGCCGCCGACGAGTTCGCCTTCTCGCTCGCCCTCACCGCCTGCTCCCGCATCTTGCGTCTTCTAGAAGGCTCCCAGATCCATGGCCTTCTGCTAAAGAGCGGCCTCGCCTCCAACCCTTACCTCCAGAACGGCTTGATTGCGTTCTACTCCAAGTGCGGGCTGCCCCACATTGCCCGAAAGGTGTTCGACAGAGTGCTCGAGAGGGACGCAGTCGCTTGGAACTCGATGATCAATGGGTACGTCAAGGAGGCAAAGATGTCTGCTGCGGAGGAGCTGTTCGACGAAATGGACAGTCGAAGGAAGAATGTTGTAACCTGGAACACCATGCTCAGTGGATACACTGTGTCTGTTCAGAACATTGACGCTGCTCGCCAACTGTTCGACTCAATGCCTGCGAGAGATATGGTTTCCTGGAACTTGATGATCGATGGGTATGTGAAGTGTGGTAGAGTAGTAGACGCAGAGGACATGTTTGAGAAAATGCCTGAAAGGGATGTCATATCTTGCACCACCATGATTAACGGCTACATGGGACTCGGAAGAATTGACTATGCCAAGAAACTCTTTGAGGCGATGGCTGAGAAAGACTTGATCACATGGAACACCATGATGGATGGCTATGTCAAGAATGGGCTCTCCAGGGAAGCTTTGAATCTCTTTGCAAATATGCGAGGCAAAGACAATGCTGCTCCAGACAATACCACTCTAGCGACTGTTCTCACGGCGCTCACTGAACTAGGACGCATCAATGATGGAATATCCATTCATGAGTACATTAAGAGGAGCAACTTGTCGATGGATGGTAACCTAGGGGTTGCTCTGATCGATATGTACTCCAAATGTGGTCGACTAGATGATGCGCTGAAGGTGTTTGACATTTCGGCGAACAGTGTGGACCATTGGAATGCAATGATCAGTGGTTTTGCTTGTCACGGACATGGCAATTTGGCTCTCGAACTCTTTCGGGAGATGGAGAGACAATTGCTGAAGCCTGATGATATAACATTCATTGCAGTTTTGAGTGCTTGTAGTCATGCGGGGATGGTGGACGAAGGGCTAATGTGTTTTGAGAGGATGCAAAAAGAACATGGCTTGGAGCCAAAAGTCCAGCATTATGGATGCATGGTGGACATCCTCAGCCGAGCAGGGAAATTGGAGGAGGCATTGGGTTTGATTCGAAGTATGCCGATGGAGCCAAATGATGTGGTGTGGAGGTCATTGCTCAGTGCTTGTAGGAACCACCGAGACCTTGACATGGGCCAAAAGCTGGTGCAATGTTTAACCGGAGAGAGGATTTGGAACTCGAGTTCATATGTGCTCCTGTCGAATCTCTACGCCGGTGTAGGGTTGTGGGGTGATGCGTGGaagttgaggatgttgatgagggagaaaaatatgaaaaagcttcccggatgcagttcgattgaaGTAGATGGTAAGGTGTACGAGTTTGTTGTGGGAGATCAATTGCAAACTCAAACTCAAGAGGTTAATTCTTCATTGGATGTCTGCTGCATACCCAAGTTGTACAGTTCAACAGCTTCCATAGATTGTGCATGCTTATGA